In the genome of Pseudomonadota bacterium, one region contains:
- a CDS encoding DegT/DnrJ/EryC1/StrS family aminotransferase produces MSEYEPVPFLDLKAHNEPLRASLRQVMEGVVASQRFVMGPELEAFELEIARYLGCRHAIGVSSGTDALLVSLMALEIGPCDEVITTPFSFFAAAGCIARVGAKPVFVDIDPLTYNLDAGLVNAAVTERTRAILPVHLFGQPCDMTALMQVAARHGLPVIEDAAQAIGARTDQGMVGGLGTLGCLSFFPSKNLGCFGDGGLVLTQDDALAERVRVLRVHGAKPKYFHRHVGGNFRLDAIQAAILRVKLPHLEQWTQGRRRNAACYDAWFREASLPGELLRTPARTTAGHVYNQYVIRTARRDALRAHLGARRIGSEIYYPKPLHLQECFAGLGYRAGILPKAEEAALQVLALPIFPELTQAQIRRVVDSVLAFLSSEHPARSRDAT; encoded by the coding sequence ATGAGCGAATACGAGCCCGTTCCTTTTCTCGACCTGAAGGCGCATAACGAGCCGCTGCGTGCTTCGCTGCGCCAGGTCATGGAAGGCGTGGTCGCGAGTCAGCGCTTTGTGATGGGACCTGAGCTCGAGGCCTTCGAGCTCGAGATCGCCCGTTACCTGGGGTGCCGTCATGCCATCGGCGTCTCGAGCGGCACGGATGCGCTGTTGGTTTCCCTGATGGCTCTGGAAATCGGCCCTTGCGACGAAGTGATCACCACGCCCTTCAGCTTCTTTGCCGCCGCCGGCTGCATCGCACGCGTAGGAGCGAAACCGGTGTTCGTGGACATCGACCCCCTGACCTACAACCTGGACGCGGGCCTTGTGAACGCCGCCGTGACCGAGCGAACCAGGGCGATCTTGCCCGTGCATCTGTTCGGACAGCCATGCGACATGACTGCGCTGATGCAGGTGGCCGCTCGGCATGGGTTGCCTGTGATCGAGGATGCGGCCCAGGCAATAGGGGCGCGGACCGACCAGGGCATGGTTGGCGGCCTGGGCACCCTTGGTTGCTTGTCCTTCTTTCCCTCCAAGAACCTGGGCTGCTTCGGCGATGGAGGGTTGGTGCTGACGCAAGACGACGCCCTGGCCGAGCGGGTGAGGGTCTTGCGCGTCCATGGTGCCAAGCCAAAGTACTTTCACCGCCATGTCGGTGGAAACTTCAGGTTGGACGCCATACAAGCCGCGATCCTGCGCGTGAAGCTACCGCATCTCGAGCAGTGGACTCAGGGCAGGCGTCGCAATGCGGCATGCTACGACGCGTGGTTTCGCGAGGCGAGCCTGCCGGGCGAGCTTCTTCGCACACCGGCCCGCACCACGGCTGGGCACGTCTACAACCAGTACGTGATTCGGACCGCACGCAGGGACGCGCTGCGCGCGCATCTCGGAGCCCGTCGGATCGGCTCCGAGATCTACTACCCCAAACCGTTGCATCTGCAGGAGTGCTTTGCCGGTCTCGGGTATCGAGCCGGGATCCTGCCCAAGGCGGAAGAGGCGGCGCTGCAAGTGCTGGCGCTGCCGATCTTTCCCGAATTGACCCAGGCGCAGATCCGGCGCGTC
- a CDS encoding acetyltransferase, producing MTYVHETAVIDDDVELGEGARIWHFVHVSSGARIGAGSVLGQNVFVGKGVRIGKRTKIQNNVSVYEGVRIEDDVFLGPGCVFTNVLRPRAFIEQKDAFAPTLVRRGASVGAGAVIVCGHELGAYCFVGAAAVVTKDIPAHALVVANPARRSGWVCRCGRRLPDAGERDQRVPFVCASCGASLDIGATAVRLLSPPDCG from the coding sequence ATGACCTACGTCCACGAAACCGCGGTGATCGACGATGACGTAGAGCTGGGAGAGGGGGCCCGCATCTGGCATTTTGTACATGTGTCCAGCGGCGCGCGCATCGGCGCCGGCAGCGTGCTCGGCCAGAACGTCTTCGTCGGAAAAGGGGTGCGCATTGGCAAGCGGACGAAGATCCAGAACAACGTTTCCGTCTACGAGGGTGTCCGGATCGAGGATGACGTTTTTTTGGGCCCTGGCTGCGTGTTCACAAACGTGCTGCGCCCGCGTGCCTTCATCGAGCAAAAGGACGCGTTCGCCCCTACGCTGGTTCGACGAGGCGCAAGCGTGGGGGCGGGTGCGGTGATCGTATGCGGCCACGAGCTTGGCGCCTACTGCTTCGTGGGTGCGGCCGCCGTGGTCACCAAAGACATCCCAGCCCATGCACTGGTGGTCGCCAACCCGGCTCGTCGCAGCGGGTGGGTGTGTCGTTGCGGCCGGCGGTTGCCGGATGCCGGCGAACGAGACCAGCGCGTTCCTTTCGTGTGCGCCTCGTGCGGTGCCAGCTTGGACATCGGTGCCACGGCGGTGCGGCTGTTGTCACCCCCGGACTGCGGATGA
- a CDS encoding Gfo/Idh/MocA family oxidoreductase: MTGHGTDQVVLAVVGAGGWGRNHVRAFASLPQAQLRYVCDHSAAALQRVAREFPAIRPLDRFEQALADPDLGAVVIATDVDSHYELAKIALSACKDVFVEKPLTMSERTSAELCDLAEARGRILMVGHLLLYHPAVEALHALVEGGELGDVRYTYAQRLNLGVVRQRENAWWSLAPHDISVASYLFGDEPLSVSATGGVFLQTRERIEDVVFATLRYPRDRLAHIHVSWLDPHKTRRLTVVGSRKMAVFDDASADQKLSLYDKGAEASKDALSYTEGVRIRTGDIRIPALAMAEPLRRECEAFIQAVRSRKPPKSDGRSGLSVVRVLEAATRSLSQAGTRVSLATSAAACGRPNTTSRGGA; the protein is encoded by the coding sequence ATGACGGGACACGGCACGGACCAGGTGGTGCTGGCCGTTGTGGGCGCTGGCGGGTGGGGACGCAATCATGTCCGCGCGTTCGCTTCCTTGCCACAGGCGCAGTTGCGCTATGTGTGCGACCATTCGGCGGCAGCGCTGCAACGCGTGGCACGTGAGTTCCCGGCTATCCGCCCACTGGACCGATTCGAGCAGGCGCTGGCCGACCCCGATCTCGGCGCGGTAGTAATCGCTACGGACGTCGATTCGCATTACGAGCTGGCGAAGATCGCCCTGAGCGCGTGCAAGGACGTGTTCGTCGAGAAACCGCTCACCATGTCGGAACGAACCAGCGCCGAGCTCTGTGACCTGGCCGAGGCAAGGGGGCGAATCCTCATGGTGGGTCATCTGCTGCTCTATCATCCGGCTGTCGAAGCGCTGCACGCGCTGGTCGAAGGAGGGGAGCTGGGTGACGTCCGCTACACCTACGCGCAGCGCCTCAACCTGGGCGTCGTGCGGCAGCGGGAAAACGCCTGGTGGTCGCTTGCTCCGCACGACATTTCGGTGGCGAGCTACCTGTTCGGCGACGAGCCTCTGTCGGTGAGCGCCACGGGCGGTGTGTTTCTGCAGACCCGAGAGCGCATCGAGGACGTCGTGTTCGCCACGCTGCGCTACCCGCGTGATCGACTCGCACACATCCACGTCAGTTGGCTCGATCCGCACAAGACCCGCAGGCTGACGGTCGTGGGTTCGCGCAAGATGGCCGTGTTCGACGATGCCTCCGCGGACCAGAAGCTCAGTCTCTACGACAAGGGTGCAGAGGCCTCCAAGGACGCGCTTTCCTATACCGAGGGCGTGCGCATACGTACCGGAGACATCCGGATTCCTGCGCTCGCCATGGCGGAACCGCTCCGCCGCGAGTGTGAAGCGTTCATTCAAGCAGTTCGTTCCCGCAAGCCTCCCAAGAGCGATGGTCGCTCCGGGCTGAGCGTGGTGCGGGTGCTGGAGGCGGCGACCCGTTCGCTTTCTCAAGCGGGCACAAGGGTGAGTCTGGCGACATCCGCTGCAGCCTGCGGTCGACCGAACACCACGTCTCGAGGTGGTGCATGA
- a CDS encoding DUF4388 domain-containing protein, giving the protein MSLRKAGFSVAACGDANRALEWLELGQPALILADTRLSGMDGFELVEQMGRNDDWSQIPVIFLSSDLSVESKIRGLELGVEDYLTKPIYIREVIARVKLALQRKQRQGIEQRDSRSGKDRFSGSLADMGLVDLLQTIEIGKKSGVLYLSSGRYRGAVYFNDGKLLDAELGNLGGIEAVYRALLWSDGSFEIDFRPVRTSARITESTQAILMEGMRRVDEWGRLLEQLPPLESVFEVNEKELSKRLAEIPDEINDILKRFDGKRSVLQVVDACGGDDLETLTAISKLYFEGLVYATGRLRPSRPPSGPPSRPSAAGSRALSLPSDSEAEPGEAGGGPAGEPAPVDDQGDVAASEPARDVLPTDEDPRADDPLRADRASRADDPLRADDPLRPAVAPQAVRQDAVAAFELEGSSSLARPSLSTEQQGLEQPSESVTRRSRRTRRLSSSIGDVLAPAGSVPAPARDSTAPRRDTASFSMPEAGRTSDAAAATDSPGRTGEPLAAADEAASGETRRHTFPASPPRAPGVQPARVSRPAHERASRPSTQAAALPSRAPARAQMDPEPDGGSQPSRIPTMQGHPAASQPPPSEPGPLSPEAGSARTGAYLDEDSGELAPYKGAERSSYPPPAHDAESEAFFSSEPEPVWEDLPTKLPISRTSRPAIIATWATLGVSVLILLGWFISQSDSAPAHSVPQAQSPAASPGSAERAAAEPPPAQGESTASPTQGASPTQGASPTQGASPTQGASPTQGASPTQDARPRQPAQPAAAAPGMPAAGAQGLREPARPQPRLAEPAPIEPSAAAKAHGDPGAQPSAPSPDPGPGTTTPSDVSERYRKLMQRAQKASRKEAPDLYRQAIALNPGAGEALSKLAFHFLNRGKNKQAEEHAARAVAIDPTSSEGWIVLGAARQAMRDRSGARDAYHKCVEMGRGQYVKECRQLAR; this is encoded by the coding sequence GTGAGTCTCCGTAAGGCGGGGTTCAGCGTGGCCGCCTGCGGCGACGCCAATCGGGCGCTCGAGTGGCTCGAGCTTGGGCAGCCGGCGTTGATTCTCGCCGATACAAGGCTGTCGGGCATGGACGGGTTCGAGCTCGTCGAGCAAATGGGAAGGAACGACGATTGGTCGCAGATTCCCGTCATCTTTCTTTCGAGCGACCTATCTGTGGAAAGCAAGATTCGGGGGCTCGAGCTCGGCGTCGAAGACTACCTCACCAAACCCATCTACATCCGAGAGGTCATCGCTCGCGTCAAGCTTGCCCTGCAGCGGAAGCAGCGCCAGGGCATCGAGCAGCGTGATTCGCGCTCCGGCAAGGATCGGTTCAGTGGGTCGCTGGCCGACATGGGGCTCGTGGATCTATTGCAGACCATAGAGATCGGAAAGAAATCCGGGGTGCTCTACTTGAGCTCGGGCCGCTACCGCGGAGCCGTTTACTTCAACGACGGCAAGTTGTTGGACGCCGAGCTGGGCAATCTGGGTGGGATCGAAGCCGTCTACCGCGCACTTCTATGGAGCGACGGCAGCTTTGAGATCGACTTCCGACCGGTGCGGACGAGCGCCCGGATAACCGAATCGACCCAGGCCATTCTGATGGAGGGCATGCGCCGGGTGGACGAGTGGGGGCGTCTGCTCGAGCAGCTGCCTCCGCTCGAGAGCGTCTTCGAGGTCAACGAGAAGGAGCTGTCGAAACGGCTGGCCGAAATCCCCGACGAGATCAACGATATCCTCAAGCGCTTCGACGGCAAGCGTTCGGTTTTGCAGGTGGTGGATGCCTGCGGGGGCGACGATCTCGAGACGCTCACGGCCATCTCCAAGCTCTACTTCGAGGGGTTGGTCTACGCCACGGGCCGCCTGCGGCCATCGAGACCCCCGTCGGGCCCCCCCTCGCGTCCCTCGGCCGCGGGCAGCCGTGCCTTGTCCCTGCCGAGCGATTCCGAGGCTGAGCCGGGCGAGGCCGGTGGCGGCCCTGCCGGGGAGCCGGCTCCGGTCGATGACCAGGGGGACGTGGCCGCTTCGGAACCCGCTCGGGACGTGCTGCCAACCGATGAAGACCCGCGGGCCGATGACCCCCTGCGGGCCGATCGCGCCTCGCGGGCCGATGACCCCCTGCGGGCCGATGACCCCCTGCGTCCCGCGGTCGCACCGCAGGCGGTCCGGCAAGATGCGGTTGCCGCGTTCGAGCTCGAAGGCTCGTCGAGCTTGGCCCGGCCGTCCCTGAGCACGGAACAGCAGGGCCTGGAGCAACCGAGCGAAAGCGTGACCCGGCGCTCGCGACGAACGCGGCGGCTATCAAGCTCGATCGGGGACGTGCTGGCGCCGGCGGGCAGCGTACCCGCGCCGGCGCGCGATTCGACCGCTCCCAGGCGGGACACGGCGTCGTTTTCCATGCCCGAGGCCGGCCGGACCTCGGATGCGGCGGCCGCGACCGATTCCCCCGGGCGTACAGGCGAGCCGCTTGCGGCCGCGGACGAAGCTGCATCGGGCGAGACCCGCAGGCACACGTTCCCCGCTTCCCCACCCCGAGCCCCCGGTGTTCAGCCCGCCAGGGTTTCGCGACCGGCGCACGAGCGGGCCAGCCGACCGTCCACGCAAGCGGCCGCCTTACCCTCCCGCGCACCCGCCCGGGCGCAGATGGACCCCGAGCCCGATGGTGGGTCGCAGCCTTCGCGAATTCCCACCATGCAGGGCCACCCTGCTGCATCGCAACCACCGCCATCGGAGCCCGGCCCGCTGTCGCCGGAAGCTGGATCCGCGCGCACAGGGGCTTACTTGGACGAGGATTCGGGTGAGCTTGCACCGTACAAGGGCGCCGAGCGCAGCTCGTATCCGCCCCCGGCGCACGATGCCGAATCGGAGGCTTTCTTCTCGAGCGAGCCCGAGCCCGTGTGGGAGGATCTGCCCACCAAGCTGCCGATCTCCAGGACCTCTCGCCCCGCCATCATCGCTACCTGGGCGACGCTGGGCGTTTCGGTTTTGATCCTGCTCGGCTGGTTCATCTCGCAGAGCGACTCGGCACCGGCGCATTCCGTCCCGCAAGCACAGAGCCCTGCTGCGTCTCCCGGGTCGGCGGAGCGCGCAGCTGCCGAGCCGCCGCCTGCCCAGGGGGAATCCACGGCTTCCCCAACGCAGGGCGCTTCCCCGACGCAGGGCGCTTCCCCAACGCAGGGCGCTTCCCCGACGCAGGGCGCTTCCCCGACGCAGGGCGCTTCCCCGACGCAGGACGCGCGCCCTCGGCAGCCCGCGCAGCCAGCGGCCGCCGCACCTGGAATGCCTGCTGCCGGGGCCCAGGGGCTGCGCGAGCCTGCGCGCCCCCAGCCTCGGCTCGCGGAGCCGGCTCCCATCGAGCCGAGCGCTGCTGCCAAAGCCCACGGGGATCCCGGGGCGCAGCCAAGCGCACCGTCTCCGGACCCGGGTCCGGGGACCACCACGCCGAGCGACGTCTCGGAACGCTACAGGAAGCTGATGCAACGAGCTCAGAAAGCCAGCCGCAAGGAAGCACCCGACCTGTACAGGCAGGCGATAGCGCTGAACCCGGGCGCCGGCGAGGCGCTGAGCAAGCTGGCCTTTCATTTTCTCAATCGAGGAAAGAACAAGCAGGCCGAGGAACACGCGGCGCGTGCGGTGGCAATCGACCCGACCAGCTCGGAGGGCTGGATCGTGTTGGGTGCGGCACGGCAGGCCATGCGTGACCGAAGCGGCGCGCGCGATGCCTACCACAAGTGCGTCGAGATGGGTCGCGGTCAGTACGTCAAGGAGTGCCGTCAACTGGCGCGCTAG
- a CDS encoding IPT/TIG domain-containing protein, whose translation MRAHPTAVHVLAGAVLLAYGAACDGGGTTKILDIDPRVGHTKGEQPVKIVGQNFRSDIGYTIFFGTRKAGSVTMFDPETLVATTPSHVDPGDVDITIRADDGGAWRIPAGFKFEKMAGSVVGRMGEAQEHKKKGHLKF comes from the coding sequence ATGCGCGCACACCCTACCGCAGTCCACGTGCTGGCTGGAGCGGTGCTGCTCGCCTACGGCGCGGCGTGCGATGGCGGAGGCACCACCAAGATCCTGGACATCGACCCCAGGGTCGGCCACACCAAGGGTGAGCAGCCCGTCAAGATCGTTGGGCAGAACTTCCGCAGCGACATCGGATACACCATCTTTTTCGGGACGCGCAAGGCGGGCTCGGTGACGATGTTCGACCCAGAAACGCTCGTCGCCACGACCCCTTCCCATGTCGATCCAGGCGACGTCGACATCACTATCCGCGCCGATGACGGGGGCGCCTGGCGGATCCCCGCTGGCTTCAAGTTCGAGAAGATGGCCGGCAGCGTGGTTGGCCGGATGGGAGAGGCTCAGGAGCACAAGAAGAAGGGCCACCTCAAGTTCTAG
- the leuS gene encoding leucine--tRNA ligase, translating to MRTPLSWSSSAVCLDFRYTAELAGEIETRWQARWEREEAHRQPNPGEPGFVAERPKFYCLDMFPYPSGAGLHVGHPLGYIATDIVSRYKRMRGFNVLHPMGWDAFGLPAEQYAIQTGVHPALTTRKAIDNFRRQLKRFGFSYDWRRELGTIDPDYYRFTQWIFLRIYSAFYDTEQGRARPIDELVGEFERGARPVRPNPDAAEYGDAGRNQDTPSWHSLTPLERKRIVDSWRLAYVGEQLVNWCPKLGTVLANEEVIDGKSERGGFPVVRRPLRQWLFRITAYAERLLEGLDELDWPHATKLKQAAWIGRSEGAEIDFPLTEPIGGRSYVRVYTTRPDTLFGATYLVLAPEHPLVPMLLAAPGPCEQREAIRHYVATARGRSDRERQTDKRKTGVFSGAGAINPATGERIPIWIADYVLMGYGHGAIMAVPGHDERDREFALAFNLPVVRVVQPAGGGRPEGCFVGAGESIASENAEVSLNGLSTSEAKLRIVAWLADRGLGRQRLNYKLRDWLFSRQRYWGEPFPIVFDEQGEHYPVREDALPVLLPDLSDYRPPERDEPRPLLAKARDWLNTTAADAGVAALTPETPVMRETNTMPGWAGSCWYFLRFCDPDNREAPVGRPADDYWLSDTGVDLYIGGAEHAVLHLLYARFWHMVLHDLGHVRSREPFRKLFHQGLITSFAYQRADKSLVPVDEVQETGPDRWIETGTGEPVQQIVAKMSKALKNVINPDDVIAAYGADTFRLYEMYLGPLEASKPWNTRDIGGLFRFLQRAWRLAVDESTGELRLAPVADAATERELHRTVAKVEHDIERLAFNTAIAAIIKFVNFAGAAKGLTRDQLERLVRVLSPFVPHFAEELWAKLGHPPAVGQQAWPSYDEAQLREREIELPVSIMGRVRARIRVPADSDQAAVEAAALSEDAIKQRLEGKTIRRVIVVPGRMVNIVTD from the coding sequence ATGCGAACACCTTTATCATGGAGCAGTTCCGCAGTGTGCCTTGATTTCCGCTACACGGCCGAGCTCGCGGGCGAAATCGAAACGCGCTGGCAGGCCAGGTGGGAACGAGAGGAAGCGCACCGGCAGCCCAATCCCGGCGAGCCCGGCTTCGTGGCAGAGCGGCCCAAGTTCTACTGCCTGGACATGTTTCCCTACCCCAGCGGCGCAGGGCTTCACGTGGGTCATCCCCTTGGATACATCGCCACCGACATCGTTTCGCGTTACAAGCGCATGCGCGGTTTCAACGTGCTGCATCCGATGGGCTGGGACGCTTTCGGCCTCCCAGCAGAACAGTACGCGATCCAGACCGGCGTTCACCCGGCGCTAACCACGCGCAAGGCCATCGACAACTTCCGGCGCCAGCTCAAGCGCTTCGGTTTCAGCTACGATTGGAGGCGCGAGCTCGGCACGATCGATCCCGACTACTACCGGTTCACGCAGTGGATCTTCCTCAGGATCTATTCGGCCTTTTATGACACCGAGCAAGGGCGTGCCCGCCCCATCGACGAGCTAGTCGGCGAGTTCGAGCGCGGCGCGCGTCCAGTAAGGCCCAACCCGGACGCGGCCGAGTACGGCGACGCCGGCCGGAATCAAGACACGCCGAGCTGGCACAGCCTGACCCCGCTCGAGCGAAAGCGGATCGTCGACAGCTGGCGCCTTGCGTACGTCGGCGAGCAGCTGGTCAACTGGTGCCCCAAGTTGGGCACCGTGTTGGCCAACGAGGAGGTCATCGACGGGAAGAGCGAGCGAGGCGGGTTTCCGGTCGTGCGCAGGCCGCTCAGGCAATGGTTGTTCCGCATCACGGCCTATGCGGAACGACTGCTCGAGGGGCTCGACGAGCTCGACTGGCCGCACGCGACCAAGCTCAAGCAAGCCGCGTGGATCGGCCGTAGCGAAGGTGCCGAGATCGACTTTCCGCTGACCGAGCCGATCGGAGGCAGATCCTACGTCCGTGTGTACACGACCCGGCCCGACACGCTCTTTGGGGCCACCTACCTGGTGCTTGCGCCGGAGCACCCTCTGGTCCCGATGTTGCTCGCAGCTCCCGGCCCGTGCGAGCAGCGCGAGGCGATCAGGCACTATGTCGCTACCGCACGCGGTCGTTCGGATCGGGAGCGGCAAACCGACAAGCGCAAGACCGGGGTCTTCAGCGGTGCAGGCGCGATCAACCCGGCAACCGGCGAGCGGATTCCGATCTGGATCGCCGACTACGTGCTGATGGGTTACGGCCACGGCGCCATCATGGCGGTGCCGGGGCACGACGAGCGCGATCGGGAATTCGCCCTGGCCTTCAACCTGCCGGTGGTGCGTGTAGTGCAGCCCGCAGGCGGCGGTCGACCCGAAGGATGCTTCGTTGGCGCGGGCGAGAGCATCGCTTCGGAAAACGCCGAGGTGTCGCTCAACGGACTATCCACCTCCGAGGCCAAGCTGCGCATCGTGGCCTGGCTTGCCGATAGGGGCCTCGGCCGGCAGCGCCTGAACTACAAGCTGCGAGACTGGCTTTTCAGTCGCCAGCGCTACTGGGGAGAGCCGTTTCCCATTGTCTTCGACGAGCAAGGCGAGCATTACCCTGTACGCGAAGACGCGCTTCCCGTGTTGCTTCCCGACCTGAGCGACTACCGCCCGCCGGAAAGGGATGAGCCGCGCCCGCTGCTTGCCAAAGCTCGCGACTGGCTGAACACCACGGCCGCCGATGCCGGCGTCGCTGCCCTGACCCCGGAGACTCCGGTAATGCGGGAGACCAACACCATGCCCGGCTGGGCCGGTTCCTGCTGGTACTTCCTGCGTTTTTGCGATCCCGACAACCGGGAAGCGCCCGTTGGCAGGCCGGCCGACGACTATTGGCTGTCCGATACGGGAGTCGACCTGTACATCGGCGGCGCGGAGCATGCGGTCTTGCATCTTCTGTATGCCCGTTTTTGGCACATGGTCTTGCACGATCTGGGCCACGTCCGCTCGCGCGAGCCGTTCCGCAAGCTGTTTCACCAGGGACTCATCACCAGCTTCGCCTACCAGCGGGCCGACAAATCGCTTGTCCCCGTGGATGAGGTGCAGGAGACCGGACCGGACCGATGGATCGAGACGGGTACCGGAGAACCGGTGCAGCAGATCGTGGCCAAGATGAGCAAGGCGCTGAAGAACGTCATCAATCCCGACGACGTGATCGCGGCCTACGGCGCCGACACGTTCCGGCTCTACGAGATGTACCTGGGCCCGCTCGAAGCCTCCAAGCCCTGGAACACGCGGGACATCGGAGGTCTGTTCAGGTTCCTGCAGCGAGCGTGGCGCCTGGCCGTGGACGAGTCGACCGGGGAGCTGCGGCTGGCGCCGGTAGCCGACGCGGCCACCGAGCGCGAGCTGCACCGGACGGTCGCCAAAGTCGAGCACGACATCGAGCGGCTGGCGTTCAACACCGCGATCGCGGCGATCATCAAGTTCGTCAATTTCGCCGGCGCAGCCAAGGGCTTGACTCGCGACCAGCTCGAGCGCCTTGTACGCGTATTGAGCCCCTTTGTGCCGCATTTCGCCGAAGAGCTATGGGCCAAGTTGGGGCATCCGCCCGCAGTCGGCCAGCAAGCGTGGCCCAGCTACGACGAGGCTCAGCTCCGGGAACGGGAGATCGAGCTGCCCGTCTCCATCATGGGCAGAGTCCGGGCGCGCATCCGGGTGCCGGCAGACTCCGACCAGGCTGCCGTCGAAGCGGCCGCGCTCTCCGAGGATGCCATAAAGCAGCGCCTCGAGGGCAAGACCATCCGCCGCGTGATCGTGGTGCCGGGCCGCATGGTCAACATCGTCACCGATTAG